The stretch of DNA TCCGCGATATCCTGCAGCCTTATCATTTCATTGAATACTGCATCAGCTCATAATGAAGCTCACAGCCCTCATAGATTTCTGCCGGAAGTAATGCTCTGGCAACCACTTTCAGTTCCTCCTCCGGCTGATCCACACGCTTCAGATGTGCATAATCTCCGTCAATCTGTTCCACGATATAATCACATACTAACATTTTTTTGTCCTCTCTCTTTTCTTTTTGCTCATGCTTCAATAACCTGTATGAGCACAATTCGTTTCTCTGACTGCTTATTTTCAAATGCACCTAAAAACAGGCTACAGCAAATGCTGCAGCCTGTCAACTCTTTATTCTGCCTTAAAGGATCTCTCTGTTTATTCGTCAGCACTGTCAATCTTGCTTGCGCGTGCCGCGATCTCTTTCTCCTGGATATCATTAGGAGCCTGCTCATAGCGTGCAAATTCATAGGAGAAATCTCCGCTTCCACCGGTCATGGAACGAAGGACTGTGGAATAACCATAAATCTCAAGAAGCGGAACATCTGCCTCAATGATGGTATTTCCTTCGTGATCCGGATTCATTCCGAGAACACGACCACGTCTCTTGTTCAGATCTCCCATAACATCACCGGTATATTTATCCGGAACTGTAACCTTCATGGAGATGATCGGCTCAAGAAGTACAGGAGAAGCTTCCATAAAGCCCTTCTTGAAGGCAAGGATAGTTGCCATCTTAAACGCCATCTCAGAAGAATCTACCGGATGATAAGATCCATCGTAAAGGGTTGCCTTCACACCAACGACTGGATATGCAGCCAGAGGTCCCTTCAGAACACATTCCTGAAGTCCCTTCTCAACAGCCGGGAAGTAGTTCTTCGGAACTGCACCACCTACAACTACCTGCTCAAATACATAAGGTGTCTCCAGATCACCAGATGGCTCAAAGCGCATCTTAACGTGGCCATACTGTCCGTGTCCGCCGGACTGTTTCTTATGTTTGCCTTCCACATCTGAATTCTTACGAAGTGTTTCACGGAACGGAACCTTCGGTTTGGAAAGCTCCACATCCACTTTATAGCGCTCCTTCAGCTTGCTGACAACGATATCCAGATGCTGATCACCCATACCGTAGATCAGACTCTGACGGTTTGCACTGTCATTGACAACCTTCAATGTTCTGTCCTCTGTCATCATCTTGGCAAGGGACTGTGCGATCTTATCCTCGTCACCCTTCTTCACTGCCTTAAATCTCTTGTATGTATATGGCGTGGAAAGTATAGCCTTTGGATAAAGGATCGGATTCGCCTTGGTTGCAAGGCTGTCACCGGTCTGTACACTGCCAAGCTTGGCGATGGCACCGATATCCCCTGCAAAAAGCTCCGGAACTTCGATCGGTTTGGAACCTTCCATGACATAAAGCTTGTTTACACGCTCCTCTGTTCCCTTCTCTACATTAAGAAGTGTATCATCGGATTTCAGCACACCGGAGCATACCTTGATCAGAGAATATTTACCAAGGAAC from Blautia sp. SC05B48 encodes:
- a CDS encoding elongation factor G, whose protein sequence is MDVFRTDRIRNVVLLGHGGAGKTTLAEAMAYLAGMTSRLGRVEDGNTVSDYDKEEIKRHFSITTSLIPVPWDKMKVNVLDTPGYFDFVGEVEEAVSAADAAIIVVSGKAGVQVGTQKAWNLCEKYKLPRMIFVTDMDVDDVSYREVVEELTELYGKRIAPLHFPIREDGKFVGYVNVVKQAGRRYIDKAGKEECPVPDYLTEYLEKYHETLMESVAETSEEFMDRYFEGDTFSVAEISAAIATNVQDGSIVPVCMGSPVNLRGVSNLLDDICGYFPSPSGRSCNGIAQKTNEIFEANYDFAKAKSAYVFKTIADPFLGKYSLIKVCSGVLKSDDTLLNVEKGTEERVNKLYVMEGSKPIEVPELFAGDIGAIAKLGSVQTGDSLATKANPILYPKAILSTPYTYKRFKAVKKGDEDKIAQSLAKMMTEDRTLKVVNDSANRQSLIYGMGDQHLDIVVSKLKERYKVDVELSKPKVPFRETLRKNSDVEGKHKKQSGGHGQYGHVKMRFEPSGDLETPYVFEQVVVGGAVPKNYFPAVEKGLQECVLKGPLAAYPVVGVKATLYDGSYHPVDSSEMAFKMATILAFKKGFMEASPVLLEPIISMKVTVPDKYTGDVMGDLNKRRGRVLGMNPDHEGNTIIEADVPLLEIYGYSTVLRSMTGGSGDFSYEFARYEQAPNDIQEKEIAARASKIDSADE